AAGACAGATCCAAAAGCTTACGAAGAGATAGCGCGCCGTAGGTACGGTTTAGTCAAAGACGGCGAGCGTTTGATCATCTTTGAATAGGAGGAGATTTTATGTCTGTTTCCACCACTGATTTCCGCCGTGGTCTGAAGATTGAATGGGAAGGTAAACCCTATGAGGTTATCGAATTCCAGCACTCAAAAGTAGCCAAAGGCCAGGCCACCGTGCGTACCAAGTTGCGTGATCTTATCACCGGCCGGGTGCTTGAGGTAAACTTTCGCTCAGGAGAAAAATTCGAGCGTCCTGACCTTGAAGAGAAAGAAATGCAATACCTTTACGCCGAGGGTGACCGCTACGTTTTCATGGACCTTGAAGATTACGACCAGGTTTACCTTGATAAAGACCAGCTGGGTGACGCTTGGAAATACCTTCAGGAAAACATCAACGTAAAAGTCCTTTATTACAAGGGAAAGCCTATCGGGATCGACCTTCCCATCACCGTAGAATTAAAAGTAGTGGAAACCGAACCTGGTGTGCGTGGAGACACTGTCTCAGGGGGTTCAAAGCCTGCCAAGCTTGAAACTGGCGCTGTT
The window above is part of the Thermodesulfatator atlanticus DSM 21156 genome. Proteins encoded here:
- the efp gene encoding elongation factor P, with protein sequence MSVSTTDFRRGLKIEWEGKPYEVIEFQHSKVAKGQATVRTKLRDLITGRVLEVNFRSGEKFERPDLEEKEMQYLYAEGDRYVFMDLEDYDQVYLDKDQLGDAWKYLQENINVKVLYYKGKPIGIDLPITVELKVVETEPGVRGDTVSGGSKPAKLETGAVIKVPLFINEGDVIKVDTRTGAYVERVG